Proteins from one Carcharodon carcharias isolate sCarCar2 chromosome 37 unlocalized genomic scaffold, sCarCar2.pri SUPER_37_unloc_1, whole genome shotgun sequence genomic window:
- the LOC121274546 gene encoding histone H2B codes for MVEEKKKPVAKKGAKKAVSKPSGKGGKKRRRSRKESYSIYIYKVMKQVHPDTGISSKAMSIMNSFVNDIFERIAGEASRLAHYNKRSTISSREIQTAVRLLLPGELAKHAVSEGTKAVTKYTSSK; via the coding sequence ATGGTTGAAGAGAAGAAGAAACCAGTTGCTAAGAAAGGCGCCAAGAAAGCGGTGAGTAAACCGTCAGGAAAGGGCGGCAAGAAGCGGCGAAGGTCGAGGAAGGAGAGTTACTCCATAtacatctacaaagtgatgaagcaggttcaccccgacaccggcatctcctccaaggctatgagcatcatgaactcgtTCGTGAACGATATTTTCGAGCGCATCGCGGGTGAGGCTTCCcgcctggcccattacaacaagcgcagcaccatcagctcccgggagatccagaccgccgtgcgcctgctgctgcccggggaactggccaagcacgccgtgtcggaagggacaaaggcggtaaccaagtacaccagctccaagtga
- the LOC121274502 gene encoding late histone H2A.2.2-like, whose protein sequence is MSGRGKTGGKSRSKPKSRSSRAGLQFPVGRVHRHLRKGNYAERVGAGAPVYLAAVLEYLTAEILELAGNAARDNKKTRIIPRHLQLAVRNDEELNKLLGGVTIAQGGVLPNIQAVLLPKKTSVTASSKTK, encoded by the coding sequence ATGTCTGGAAGAGGAAAGACCGGTGGTAAATCTCGATCCAAGCCCAAGTCTCGCTCCTCCCGGGCTGGACTGCAGTTCCCGGTGGGCCGTGTTCACAGGCACCTGAGAAAGGGCAACTATGCTGAGCGTGTGGGTGCCGGAGCCCCGGTCTATCTGGCTGCTGTACTCGAGTATCTGACGGCTGAAATCCTCGAGCTGGCCGGTAACGCGGCCCGGGACAACAAGAAGACCCGCATCATCCCCAGACACCTGCAGCTGGCCGTCCGCAACGAcgaggagctcaacaagctgctgggagggGTGACCATCGCTCAGGGCGGGGTGCTGCCTAATATCCAGGCCgtgctgctgcccaagaaaaccAGCGTCACTGCGAGCTCGAAGACCAAGTGA
- the LOC121274525 gene encoding histone H3 yields the protein MARTKQTARKSTGGKAPRKQLATKAARKSAPATGGVKKPHRYRPGTVALREIRRYQKSTELLIRKLPFQRLVREIAQDFKTDLRFQSSAVMALQEASEAYLVGLFEDTNLCAIHAKRVTIMPKDIQLARRIRGERA from the coding sequence ATGGCCAGGACCAAGCAGACAGCGCGCAAATCGACCGGAGGGAAAGCTCCCCGCAAACAGCTGGCTACCAAAGCGGCCCGGAAGAGCGCTCCAGCCACGGGCGGAGTGAAGAAGCCTCATCGCTACAGACCCGGCACTGTGGCTCTGAGGGAGATCCGCCGCTACCAGAAATCCACCGAGCTGCTCATCCGCAAACTGCCCTTCCAGCGCCTGGTGCGAGAgatcgctcaggacttcaagacaGACCTGCGCTTCCAGAGCTCTGCCGTCATGGCCCTGCAGGAGGCCAGCGAGGCTTACCTGGTGGGGCTCTTTGAGGACACCAACCTGTGCGCCATCCACGCCAAGCGAGTCACCATCATGCCCAAAGACATCCAGCTGGCCCGCCGCATCCGCGGGGAACGCGCCTAA
- the LOC121274518 gene encoding histone H1-like, with product MTDTAAAETAPPAAAAQVKPPKKKVAPRSKAAGPKLGEQILKIVAGCSDRKGMSLAAIKKALSGSGVDVGKLGSQIRLSIRRKVESGSLVQVKGQGASGSFKIPKKESQGKVGKKEKKPTAKKSLVKKPAAKKVKTKKAAAKKSPARKVAAKKSPAKKATVKKTSSKKAATPKKAVKKAALKKKSPAKKLTGGKALKKVDKSKAKPKVKAAKAKKAAPGKK from the coding sequence ATGACTGATACTGCAGCCGCCGAAACGGCTCCTCCAGCCGCTGCCGCTCAAGTCAAACCTCCCAAGAAGAAGGTGGCTCCCCGATCGAAGGCAGCCGGTCCCAAGTTAGGCGAACAGATCCTGAAGATTGTGGCGGGTTGCAGCGATCGCAAGGGGATGTCCCTGGCCGCGATAAAGAAAGCTTTGTCTGGCAGCGGTGTCGATGTGGGGAAGCTGGGCTCCCAGATCAGGTTAAGTATCAGGAGGAAGGTGGAGAGCGGCTCCCTGGTGCAGGTAAAGGGACAGGGCGCCTCCGGTTCCTTCAAAATCCCTAAGAAGGAATCCCAGGGGAAAGTGGGAAAGAAGGAGAAGAAACCAACAGCCAAGAAATCTTTAGTAAAGAAACCAGCGGCCAAGAAGGTGAAAACAAAGAAAGCAGCAGCCAAGAAATCTCCAGCCAGGAAAGTAGCAGCCAAGAAATCCCCAGCGAAGAAAGCAACAGTTAAGAAAACAAGCAGCAAGAAGGCGGCAACTCCAAAAAAGGCGGTGAAGAAAGCAGCGCTGAAGAAAAAATCTCCCGCCAAGAAGCTCACGGGCGGAAAGGCTTTAAAAAAAGTGGATAAATCGAAGGCCAAGCCCAAAGTGAAAGCAGCAAAGGCTAAGAAAGCAGCGCCAGGAAAGAAGTGA